Proteins encoded in a region of the Isoalcanivorax pacificus W11-5 genome:
- a CDS encoding porin, producing the protein MNRVLPLLLGAALLPAATQAQVTGAQIYGQLHVSADYLDTDSRGSALNLSSNASRLGFRGKYEVQEQLTVVWQAETTLRVDSQGGDLIDRDTFLGLTGDWGLLRVGKFDTPMKVLRNRTDIFPNQIGDARNITRNRVAAPAGLASGQIGWDERFRNSIHYRTPTVAGLTANAQYSTSLDSASSNDADAGSWSASVEWRLATFWIAVAHENQTYTDDVLPEYERHATRVAALYDIGDFRFSALYQKAEDPDDAAWGAGVRYRVTEKVALKTQYYHLDADADDSDADLYALGADYQVAPNLTFYANYAVLDNDTFSNLRPYSQARTADPASLAGNSPSGFSLGTVFSF; encoded by the coding sequence GACCGGCGCGCAGATCTATGGCCAGTTGCATGTGTCCGCCGATTACCTGGACACGGATTCCCGTGGCAGCGCCCTGAACCTCTCCAGCAACGCCAGCCGGCTCGGCTTCCGGGGCAAATATGAAGTGCAGGAGCAGCTCACCGTGGTCTGGCAGGCAGAAACCACTCTGCGCGTGGACAGCCAGGGCGGCGACCTGATCGACCGCGACACCTTCCTCGGCCTGACCGGTGACTGGGGCCTGCTGCGCGTCGGCAAGTTCGACACGCCAATGAAGGTGCTGCGCAACCGCACCGACATTTTCCCGAACCAGATCGGCGACGCGCGCAACATCACCCGCAATCGCGTCGCCGCACCCGCCGGCCTGGCCAGCGGCCAGATCGGCTGGGACGAACGTTTCCGCAACAGCATCCACTACCGCACCCCGACGGTGGCCGGCCTGACCGCCAACGCGCAGTACTCCACCTCGCTCGACAGCGCCAGCAGCAACGACGCTGACGCCGGTTCCTGGAGCGCCTCCGTGGAGTGGCGGCTGGCTACCTTCTGGATCGCTGTCGCGCACGAAAACCAGACCTACACCGACGACGTGCTGCCCGAGTATGAGCGCCACGCCACTCGCGTCGCCGCCCTCTACGACATCGGCGACTTCCGCTTCAGTGCCCTGTACCAGAAAGCGGAAGACCCCGATGACGCCGCCTGGGGCGCCGGCGTGCGCTATCGCGTGACCGAAAAAGTGGCGCTGAAAACCCAGTACTACCATCTGGATGCCGACGCCGATGACAGCGACGCCGACCTGTACGCCCTCGGTGCCGACTATCAGGTGGCACCGAACCTGACCTTCTACGCAAACTACGCTGTGCTGGACAACGACACCTTCAGCAATCTGCGCCCCTACAGCCAGGCCCGCACCGCCGACCCGGCCAGCCTGGCCGGCAACTCGCCGAGCGGCTTTTCGCTGGGCACCGTCTTCAGCTTCTGA